One part of the Roseomonas gilardii genome encodes these proteins:
- a CDS encoding gamma-glutamylcyclotransferase, protein MSLTDPPSPSDPDEEISISGALTRDLLRSGKLDRMVSAAVPGLRLMSDAEREASLRQTLAARPGGADGAWVFAYGSLMWNPTIHHAERRVARVEGWHRSFCLSTPIGRGTPENPGLVLALDEGGHCDGVALRLDEPHLSDELSLLWRREMLTGAYRPVWVPLRDLRGQVFGHGIAFVIDPAGPQCVRLGEAETVRRLATARGQIGSSADYLFRTQEGLEALELSDPAIERLAGLVAGFGAAA, encoded by the coding sequence ATGTCCCTGACCGATCCACCCTCTCCATCCGATCCCGACGAAGAGATCTCCATCTCCGGCGCCCTGACACGCGACCTGCTGCGTTCGGGCAAGCTGGACCGGATGGTGTCCGCGGCGGTGCCCGGCCTGCGCCTGATGAGCGATGCCGAGCGCGAGGCCTCGCTGCGGCAGACCCTGGCGGCCCGGCCCGGCGGTGCGGACGGCGCCTGGGTCTTCGCCTACGGCTCCCTGATGTGGAACCCCACCATCCACCATGCCGAACGGCGCGTGGCGAGGGTGGAGGGGTGGCACCGTTCCTTCTGTCTCTCGACTCCGATCGGCCGTGGCACGCCCGAGAATCCCGGCCTTGTCCTTGCCCTCGACGAAGGCGGGCATTGCGACGGCGTCGCCCTCCGCCTGGATGAGCCGCATCTCTCGGACGAGCTTTCCCTGCTCTGGCGGCGGGAAATGCTGACGGGTGCCTATCGCCCTGTCTGGGTGCCGCTGCGCGATCTCCGTGGGCAGGTCTTCGGCCATGGGATCGCCTTCGTCATCGACCCCGCCGGTCCGCAATGCGTGCGGCTGGGCGAGGCGGAGACGGTGCGCCGGCTCGCCACCGCGCGGGGCCAGATCGGCTCCTCTGCGGACTACCTGTTCCGGACGCAGGAGGGCCTGGAGGCCCTCGAACTGAGCGATCCCGCCATTGAGCGTCTCGCCGGGCTGGTGGCCGGGTTCGGCGCGGCCGCCTGA
- a CDS encoding DUF938 domain-containing protein encodes MSDGETNDAEDRRRHAPAAERNRAPILSVLRHHLPAEGLVLEVASGTGQHAIHFAEALPGLVFQPSDPDPSARASIDAWAAASGLPNLRPALDLDASSGQDWPVPRAAAVLCINMIHISPWAATLGLLAGAARVLPPGGVLLLYGPYRRDDVVTAPSNEEFDRSLRLRNPAWGLRRLEDVTAEAARQGFRRSEVVDMPANNLCVVFRREGD; translated from the coding sequence ATGAGCGACGGCGAAACGAATGACGCGGAGGACCGGCGGCGCCACGCCCCGGCGGCGGAGCGCAACCGCGCCCCGATCCTGTCGGTGCTGCGGCACCACCTGCCGGCGGAAGGGCTGGTGCTGGAAGTGGCGAGCGGCACGGGACAGCACGCGATACATTTCGCGGAGGCCCTGCCCGGGCTGGTCTTCCAGCCCAGCGACCCGGACCCCTCGGCCCGCGCCAGCATCGATGCCTGGGCGGCCGCGAGCGGCCTGCCGAACCTGCGCCCGGCGCTCGACCTGGATGCCAGCAGCGGCCAGGACTGGCCCGTGCCGCGTGCCGCGGCGGTGCTGTGCATCAACATGATCCATATCTCGCCCTGGGCGGCGACCCTGGGCCTGCTGGCGGGGGCCGCGCGGGTCCTGCCGCCCGGCGGTGTCCTGCTGCTCTACGGCCCCTATCGGCGGGACGATGTGGTCACCGCGCCCAGCAACGAGGAATTCGACCGCAGTCTCCGGCTCCGCAACCCCGCCTGGGGCCTGCGGCGCCTGGAGGACGTGACGGCCGAAGCCGCCAGGCAGGGCTTCCGCCGGTCGGAAGTCGTGGACATGCCAGCCAACAATCTCTGCGTGGTCTTCCGCCGCGAGGGTGACTGA
- a CDS encoding multidrug effflux MFS transporter: MPSWLPFLLGFLTAIGPISTDMYLPAFPAIEESLRSGAGSAQVTLAAWFMGLAVGQITQGTLSDRFGRRGPLLAGTAIYTLASVGCAVAPDLATLSICRALAAFGGSASMVIPRAVIRDKAEGLEATRLMSRLMLIMGVAPILAPSLGGLLLGIADWRMIFWVSAFYGVVSCLLVWRFLPDTLPPELRVSLGFTSLLARYIAILRDPSFVTHMLMGGFMMFVMFAYLGGVPPVFIEIFGVSPQTFGMLFGINAIGFIGMSQVNPWLVGRYGHHRVMSWAARFSCAAIIVLVVVTLTGPFGLLSVFLPIFFAIAASSLIMPNAAVGALSRQAARAGSASALMGMLQFTIAASAALVVGALSDGTARPLAFTMLLGVCGALVADWFRRRAA; encoded by the coding sequence ATGCCTTCCTGGCTTCCCTTTCTTCTCGGCTTCCTGACCGCCATCGGTCCGATCTCCACGGACATGTACCTGCCGGCCTTCCCGGCGATCGAGGAGAGCCTGAGGAGCGGTGCCGGCTCGGCGCAGGTCACGCTCGCCGCCTGGTTCATGGGGCTGGCCGTGGGGCAGATCACCCAGGGCACGCTGTCCGACCGCTTCGGCCGGCGTGGGCCGCTGCTGGCGGGAACGGCGATCTACACCCTGGCCTCGGTCGGCTGCGCCGTCGCACCGGACCTCGCCACGCTGTCCATATGCCGTGCCCTCGCGGCCTTCGGCGGCTCGGCCAGCATGGTGATCCCGCGCGCCGTGATCCGCGACAAGGCCGAGGGGCTGGAGGCCACGCGCCTGATGTCCCGCCTGATGCTGATCATGGGCGTGGCGCCGATCCTGGCGCCCTCCCTCGGCGGTCTCCTGCTCGGCATCGCGGACTGGCGGATGATCTTCTGGGTCTCGGCCTTCTACGGGGTCGTGTCCTGCCTGCTGGTCTGGCGCTTCCTGCCGGATACGTTGCCGCCGGAGCTGCGCGTCTCGCTCGGCTTCACGAGCCTTCTCGCGCGCTATATCGCGATCCTGCGCGACCCGAGCTTCGTCACCCATATGCTGATGGGCGGCTTCATGATGTTCGTGATGTTCGCCTATCTGGGCGGCGTGCCGCCGGTCTTCATCGAGATCTTCGGCGTCAGCCCGCAGACCTTCGGCATGCTCTTCGGCATCAATGCCATCGGCTTCATCGGCATGTCGCAGGTCAATCCCTGGCTGGTCGGACGCTATGGCCATCATCGGGTGATGAGCTGGGCGGCGCGGTTCTCCTGTGCGGCCATCATCGTCCTGGTCGTGGTTACGCTGACCGGCCCCTTCGGCCTGCTCAGCGTCTTCCTGCCGATCTTCTTCGCCATCGCCGCCTCCTCGCTGATCATGCCCAACGCGGCGGTGGGCGCGCTGTCGCGGCAGGCGGCGCGGGCCGGTTCGGCTTCGGCGCTGATGGGCATGCTGCAGTTCACCATCGCCGCCAGCGCCGCGCTGGTGGTCGGCGCGCTCAGCGACGGCACGGCGCGGCCGCTCGCCTTCACCATGCTGCTGGGCGTCTGCGGCGCGCTGGTCGCGGACTGGTTCCGCCGACGCGCCGCCTGA
- the mrdA gene encoding penicillin-binding protein 2: MSRRGEEERRRSIFTRRALVLGGIQLGGLGFLGYRLHRLQVDEGDRYATLAEENRISTRLLAPPRGRIMDRNGEIVAANRLNWRALLTAESAGDVPAVLETFSRLLPLQDHEKARIERDIRRRRRFIPVTVRDFLTWDEMALLEVNAPDLPGISVDVGTTRDYPEHEQLAHVVGYVAPPAERDIGNDPLLELPGIRVGRAGVERFHDTVLRGRAGSQRLEVNVVGRVIRELDRREGVPGQDIQISVDAQLQRTVRGRCEEGTSAIVLDAKSGEVLAMASQPSFDPALFDSGVSAAQWKEWTSKRSTPLINKVTNGLYAPGSTFKMVVGMAALDAKVVTPEDRVFCPGYYDLGDTRFHCWSRYGHGSINMRNALKFSCDVYFYEMAKRTGIDRIAAMAKRFGLGVDLQIELPGTRSGFVPTREWRLKQGKPWNLGDTVVHGIGQGFYQLTPLSLATMTARLATGRAVQPHLTHAVGGKLVRGVKAEDWPSMGMSERDLRLMREGMFAVVNEERGTGAAGRIPASYGILAGKTGSVQVKRVTREQRERGFRAENLPREWRPHALFVCFAPYEDPRYAVAVVVEHGLAGSAAAAPLGKQIMMDTIERFRQVPNPAGPRVADAGPMDDPNPRPPGGRR; this comes from the coding sequence ATGAGCCGCCGGGGGGAGGAGGAGCGCCGCCGCTCCATCTTCACCCGCCGCGCCCTGGTGCTGGGCGGCATCCAGCTCGGCGGGCTGGGCTTCCTCGGCTACCGCCTGCACCGGCTGCAGGTGGACGAGGGCGACCGCTATGCCACGCTGGCGGAGGAGAACCGCATCTCCACCCGCCTGCTGGCGCCGCCGCGCGGCCGCATCATGGACCGCAACGGGGAGATCGTCGCCGCCAACCGGCTGAACTGGCGCGCGCTGCTGACGGCCGAGTCCGCGGGCGACGTGCCGGCGGTGCTGGAGACCTTCTCCAGGCTCCTGCCCCTGCAGGATCACGAGAAGGCCCGTATCGAGCGCGACATCCGCCGCCGCCGCCGCTTCATCCCCGTCACCGTCCGCGACTTCCTGACCTGGGACGAGATGGCGCTGCTGGAGGTCAACGCGCCGGACCTGCCGGGCATCAGCGTCGATGTTGGCACCACGCGCGACTATCCGGAGCACGAGCAGCTTGCCCATGTGGTGGGCTATGTCGCCCCGCCGGCGGAACGCGACATCGGCAACGACCCGTTGCTGGAACTGCCAGGAATCCGCGTTGGCCGCGCGGGGGTCGAACGTTTCCACGACACCGTCCTGCGCGGCCGCGCCGGCTCCCAGCGCCTGGAGGTGAACGTCGTCGGCCGCGTGATCCGGGAGCTGGACCGGCGCGAGGGCGTCCCGGGGCAGGACATCCAGATCAGCGTCGATGCCCAGCTCCAGCGCACCGTGCGCGGCCGCTGCGAGGAAGGCACCAGCGCCATCGTGCTCGATGCGAAGTCGGGCGAGGTGCTGGCCATGGCAAGCCAGCCTTCCTTCGATCCCGCGCTCTTCGATTCCGGCGTTTCCGCCGCGCAATGGAAGGAATGGACCAGCAAGCGCTCCACGCCGCTGATCAACAAGGTGACGAACGGCCTCTACGCGCCGGGCTCCACCTTCAAGATGGTGGTGGGCATGGCGGCGCTGGATGCCAAGGTGGTCACGCCGGAGGACCGGGTCTTCTGCCCCGGCTATTACGACCTGGGCGATACGCGTTTCCATTGCTGGTCGCGCTACGGCCACGGCTCGATCAACATGCGCAACGCGCTCAAGTTCTCCTGCGACGTCTATTTCTACGAGATGGCCAAGCGCACCGGCATCGACCGCATCGCCGCCATGGCGAAGCGCTTCGGCCTGGGCGTGGATCTGCAGATCGAGCTCCCCGGCACGCGCAGCGGCTTCGTTCCCACCCGCGAATGGCGCCTGAAGCAGGGCAAGCCGTGGAATCTCGGCGACACCGTCGTCCACGGCATCGGGCAGGGTTTCTACCAGCTTACCCCGCTCTCCCTGGCCACGATGACCGCCCGCCTCGCCACCGGCAGGGCGGTGCAGCCCCACCTGACCCATGCGGTCGGCGGCAAGCTGGTCCGTGGCGTCAAGGCGGAGGACTGGCCCTCCATGGGCATGTCGGAACGCGACCTGCGCCTGATGCGGGAGGGCATGTTCGCCGTGGTGAACGAGGAGCGCGGCACCGGTGCCGCCGGCCGCATCCCCGCGAGCTACGGCATTCTCGCCGGCAAGACGGGCAGCGTGCAGGTCAAGCGCGTGACCCGGGAGCAGCGCGAGCGCGGCTTCCGGGCCGAGAACTTGCCGCGCGAATGGCGCCCGCACGCGCTCTTCGTCTGCTTCGCCCCCTATGAGGACCCACGCTACGCGGTGGCGGTGGTGGTCGAGCACGGCCTCGCCGGCTCCGCCGCCGCCGCACCCCTGGGCAAGCAGATCATGATGGACACCATCGAGCGCTTCCGGCAGGTGCCGAATCCCGCCGGACCCCGCGTGGCCGATGCCGGCCCGATGGATGACCCCAATCCCCGGCCCCCGGGGGGGAGGCGCTGA
- a CDS encoding DUF6481 family protein has translation MSKHTPGSLTQRLEDQAKAKQAMLEAFRARPSQDDPELAARRAERLAAEQVREAREVARRAERLAEIERQKEERKAKAEARAAALREQSQRKPMTRSRVASILAGHQAAREARKAQHQR, from the coding sequence ATGAGCAAGCATACCCCAGGAAGCCTGACCCAGCGGCTTGAGGATCAGGCCAAGGCGAAGCAGGCGATGCTGGAGGCTTTCCGTGCACGCCCGAGCCAGGACGACCCCGAACTCGCCGCCCGCCGCGCCGAGCGTCTCGCCGCGGAGCAGGTCCGCGAGGCCCGCGAGGTTGCCCGCCGTGCCGAGCGCCTGGCCGAGATCGAGCGCCAGAAGGAGGAGCGCAAGGCCAAGGCCGAAGCCCGCGCCGCCGCCCTGCGCGAGCAGAGCCAGCGCAAGCCCATGACCCGTTCGCGCGTCGCTTCCATCCTGGCCGGCCATCAGGCGGCCCGGGAAGCCCGCAAGGCGCAGCATCAGCGCTGA
- the rodA gene encoding rod shape-determining protein RodA produces the protein MSGLYERRLLRVERGFGVLEKLWAMPWLFILMLCALAGVGYVALYSAGGGNPAIYASKHAIRFAFGLILMVCIALVDIRVIAKLSWLGYAFGIGLLVLVMLHGQVGKGAQRWIDIGPVQLQPSELMKILLVLALASWFHRASWERMGNLFFLIPPAIAVLVPMALILKQPNLGTALITGAIGLAIFWASGARWYLFALLFTAIGTAAPIAYDHLHDYQKARITTFLDPESDPLGAGYNIIQSKIALGSGGLWGKGFLQGTQGHLNFLPEKQTDFIFTMIAEEFGFFGAIATLGLLALIVVFAFLVAIRCRHQYGRLVAIGLGTNFFLYVFINIAMVTGSIPVGGVPLPLISHGGSAMITAMVGFGLLASVWVHRDAEFAAAKE, from the coding sequence ATGTCCGGCCTCTACGAGCGCCGCTTGCTGCGCGTCGAGCGCGGCTTCGGTGTGCTGGAGAAGCTCTGGGCCATGCCCTGGCTCTTCATCCTCATGCTCTGCGCCCTGGCCGGCGTCGGCTATGTCGCGCTCTATTCGGCGGGCGGCGGCAACCCGGCCATCTATGCCAGCAAGCACGCTATCCGCTTCGCCTTCGGGCTGATCCTGATGGTCTGCATCGCACTGGTGGACATCCGCGTGATCGCGAAGCTGTCCTGGCTCGGCTACGCCTTCGGGATCGGCCTGCTTGTCCTGGTGATGCTGCACGGGCAAGTGGGCAAGGGCGCACAGCGCTGGATCGATATCGGCCCGGTCCAGCTCCAGCCCTCGGAGCTGATGAAGATCCTCCTGGTCCTGGCGCTCGCCTCCTGGTTCCACCGCGCCTCCTGGGAAAGGATGGGGAACCTCTTCTTCCTGATCCCGCCCGCCATCGCCGTGCTGGTGCCGATGGCGCTGATCCTGAAGCAGCCGAATCTGGGCACGGCCCTCATCACCGGCGCCATCGGCCTGGCGATCTTCTGGGCCTCCGGCGCGCGCTGGTACCTCTTCGCCCTGCTCTTCACCGCCATCGGCACGGCGGCGCCCATCGCCTACGACCACCTGCACGACTACCAGAAGGCGCGGATCACCACCTTCCTCGACCCGGAGAGCGATCCGCTCGGCGCCGGCTACAACATCATCCAGTCCAAGATCGCGCTCGGCTCCGGCGGGCTCTGGGGCAAGGGCTTCCTGCAGGGAACCCAGGGACACCTGAACTTCCTGCCCGAGAAGCAGACGGACTTCATCTTCACCATGATCGCCGAGGAATTCGGCTTCTTCGGCGCCATCGCCACGCTGGGGCTGCTCGCGCTGATCGTCGTCTTCGCCTTCCTCGTCGCGATCCGCTGCCGCCACCAGTACGGCCGCCTGGTCGCGATCGGGCTCGGCACCAACTTCTTCCTCTATGTCTTCATCAACATCGCCATGGTCACCGGCTCCATCCCCGTGGGCGGCGTGCCGCTACCGCTGATCAGCCATGGCGGTTCGGCGATGATCACCGCGATGGTCGGCTTCGGCCTGCTGGCCAGCGTCTGGGTGCATCGCGACGCCGAATTCGCCGCGGCGAAGGAATAG
- the mreC gene encoding rod shape-determining protein MreC, whose product MIRLSIPLRQALSRLTLPVLIAAAFGAMLLGKADPLLVERLRMSLADSLAPLYAVLSRPVEAVQGLGQQATELWQLRSENARLREENEFLRRWQNAALSLEAENAQLRRQLSFVSSASATYHTVRVVADAGGIYARAVLVAKAPGLGLRKGQVALDERGLAGRITEVGERSARILLLTDINSRIPVVLEGSRSRAMMVGTNGARPRLQHWPEGTPPQEGERVVTSAEAAAFPTGLPVGVVHWSEDSGAPEVELFAQLGRLDMVRIFDFGLAGILPPEAVARPEPRTEPRK is encoded by the coding sequence ATGATCCGACTGAGCATCCCGCTCCGGCAGGCCCTGTCACGGCTGACTCTGCCCGTGCTGATCGCTGCGGCCTTCGGGGCGATGCTCCTGGGCAAGGCCGATCCGCTGCTGGTCGAGCGCCTGCGCATGTCCCTGGCCGATTCGCTGGCGCCGCTCTACGCGGTGCTGTCGCGGCCGGTCGAGGCTGTCCAGGGACTGGGGCAGCAGGCCACCGAGCTCTGGCAGCTCCGTAGCGAGAATGCCCGGCTGCGCGAGGAGAACGAGTTCCTCCGCCGCTGGCAGAACGCCGCCCTGTCGCTGGAGGCCGAGAACGCCCAGCTCCGGCGCCAGCTCTCCTTCGTGTCCAGCGCCTCCGCCACCTACCACACCGTGCGTGTGGTGGCCGATGCCGGGGGCATCTATGCCCGGGCGGTGCTCGTGGCCAAGGCGCCGGGGCTCGGCCTGCGCAAGGGGCAGGTGGCGCTGGACGAGCGCGGCCTGGCCGGCCGCATCACCGAGGTCGGCGAACGCTCCGCCCGCATCCTGCTGCTCACGGACATCAACAGCCGCATCCCGGTGGTGCTGGAGGGATCGCGCTCCCGCGCCATGATGGTCGGCACCAACGGCGCCCGCCCGCGCCTGCAGCACTGGCCCGAGGGCACGCCGCCACAGGAGGGCGAGCGCGTGGTGACCAGCGCCGAGGCCGCCGCCTTTCCCACGGGCCTGCCCGTCGGCGTGGTCCACTGGTCGGAGGATTCCGGCGCGCCGGAGGTGGAGCTCTTCGCGCAGCTCGGCCGTCTGGACATGGTGCGGATCTTCGATTTCGGCCTCGCCGGCATCCTGCCACCGGAAGCGGTGGCCCGTCCGGAGCCCCGGACGGAACCCCGGAAATAG
- a CDS encoding AI-2E family transporter, with amino-acid sequence MNMFETRRPPLPVAMPARGIMTLIASAIVIAGLYFGRDLLVPIVLAVLLAFVLAPVVRVLRRFRLPRVPAVLISVLLAFALLLGIGLAVSRQGAQLAGNLSTYQAAIQRKVNALRLDELVRQVDTLLRGMSNLEDTSRTIRRPPPASGQSDLTPLELARGVAEPLFKPIATTGIVVVFTIFVLLYREDLRDRLIRLAGTRDLHRTMTAMTDAAYRLSRYFLAQVALNASYGLFVGTGLWLIGLPNPVLWGILAGVMRFVPFVGTPIAVVPPVLLALAVDPGWSMAIYVLLLFACSAPLMGQALEPLLYSHSTGLSPVSVIVSATFWAFMWGPIGLLLATPLTVCLVVLGRHVERMQFLDIMLGDGPPLRPEETFYQRALEGDVDGLVTQARQMLRHTPLSVYYDEVALRGLALAQEDRSREELGPEQFGQLRQHVAMLLEDLAVGVEDPPARLPPPAAAPGDEFAETDAIPIRQGLPAPSWRADGAMVVIAGRGELDDLAAEMAVQIFRRHGFGARAESNNVLETANLERLDPAAIRLCCLSVLEEGSSAAGVRHFLRRIRRRLPETRIVVALWHAPAGSLMLSALRSENPGETITTSLRETVALCQAVSAWALKDEEEQPAG; translated from the coding sequence ATGAATATGTTCGAGACCAGACGGCCGCCCTTGCCGGTTGCCATGCCGGCGCGGGGGATCATGACCCTGATCGCCAGCGCCATCGTGATCGCCGGCCTCTATTTCGGCCGCGATCTGCTGGTGCCTATCGTGCTGGCGGTGCTGCTGGCCTTCGTGCTGGCCCCGGTGGTGCGCGTCCTGCGCCGCTTCCGCCTGCCCCGCGTGCCCGCCGTGCTGATCTCGGTGCTGCTGGCCTTCGCCCTGCTGCTCGGGATCGGTCTGGCGGTCAGCCGCCAAGGGGCGCAACTGGCGGGGAACCTCTCCACCTACCAGGCCGCCATCCAGCGCAAGGTCAACGCGCTGCGCCTGGATGAACTGGTGCGGCAGGTGGACACGCTGTTGCGTGGCATGAGCAACCTGGAGGACACCTCGCGCACCATCCGCCGTCCGCCGCCCGCCTCCGGGCAATCCGACCTGACCCCGCTGGAACTGGCCCGGGGCGTGGCGGAGCCGCTGTTCAAGCCGATCGCGACCACCGGCATCGTGGTGGTCTTCACCATTTTCGTTCTTTTGTACCGGGAGGACCTGCGCGACAGGTTGATCCGCCTCGCCGGCACGCGGGACCTTCATCGCACCATGACGGCGATGACCGACGCGGCCTATCGACTGTCGCGTTACTTCCTGGCGCAAGTCGCGCTCAACGCCAGCTATGGCCTCTTCGTGGGCACCGGCCTCTGGCTCATTGGCCTGCCCAATCCCGTGCTCTGGGGCATCCTCGCCGGGGTAATGCGTTTCGTGCCCTTCGTCGGCACGCCCATCGCCGTGGTGCCGCCGGTTCTGCTGGCCCTGGCGGTCGATCCCGGCTGGTCCATGGCCATCTATGTCCTGCTGCTCTTCGCCTGCAGCGCCCCCCTGATGGGACAGGCGCTGGAGCCGCTCCTCTACAGCCACAGCACCGGCCTCTCGCCGGTGTCGGTGATCGTTTCCGCCACCTTCTGGGCCTTCATGTGGGGGCCGATCGGCCTGCTGCTGGCGACGCCGCTCACCGTCTGCCTCGTGGTGCTGGGGCGGCATGTGGAGCGCATGCAGTTCCTCGACATCATGCTGGGCGACGGGCCGCCGCTGAGGCCGGAGGAGACCTTCTACCAACGCGCGCTGGAGGGGGATGTGGACGGGCTGGTGACCCAGGCGCGGCAGATGCTGCGGCACACGCCGCTCTCGGTCTATTACGACGAGGTTGCCCTGCGCGGCCTCGCCCTGGCGCAGGAGGACCGTTCGCGCGAAGAGCTGGGCCCCGAGCAGTTCGGGCAACTCCGCCAGCACGTGGCCATGCTGCTGGAGGATCTGGCCGTCGGGGTCGAGGACCCGCCGGCCCGCCTGCCGCCGCCTGCCGCTGCTCCCGGCGACGAATTCGCGGAGACCGATGCGATCCCGATTCGCCAGGGGCTGCCGGCGCCGTCCTGGCGCGCCGACGGCGCCATGGTGGTGATCGCGGGCCGGGGCGAGCTCGACGATCTGGCGGCGGAAATGGCGGTGCAGATCTTCCGCCGCCACGGCTTCGGCGCGCGGGCGGAAAGCAACAACGTGCTGGAAACGGCGAATCTGGAGCGGCTGGACCCCGCGGCGATCCGTCTCTGCTGTCTGTCGGTTCTGGAGGAAGGCAGCAGCGCTGCGGGGGTGCGGCATTTCCTGCGCCGCATCAGGCGGCGCCTGCCGGAAACCCGGATCGTGGTGGCGCTCTGGCACGCACCGGCCGGGAGTCTGATGCTCTCAGCTCTGAGGAGCGAGAACCCCGGCGAAACCATCACCACATCCCTGCGGGAGACTGTGGCGCTCTGTCAGGCCGTGTCGGCCTGGGCCCTCAAGGACGAGGAGGAGCAGCCCGCCGGCTGA
- a CDS encoding DUF2141 domain-containing protein encodes MTKRSRIPGRHTARSLALAWAGAMLWASLSPGQVRAEGPAPAEQSAMPCNATSQDPRIMVHVVGARSGKGEVAVTLYGSQPDRFLASGGSIARQRVPLNGTTQLEACFAISGPGLYAVSIYHDENADHHFNRSLLGLPEEGYGFSNDAPTPLRAPSLREAGFQAGPGLTEVTVRLRY; translated from the coding sequence ATGACGAAGCGATCCCGAATCCCGGGCCGCCACACAGCCCGGAGCCTGGCCCTGGCATGGGCCGGGGCGATGCTGTGGGCATCCCTGTCGCCGGGACAGGTGCGTGCCGAGGGGCCGGCGCCCGCCGAGCAGAGCGCGATGCCTTGCAACGCCACCAGCCAGGACCCGAGGATCATGGTCCATGTGGTGGGCGCGCGCAGCGGCAAGGGCGAAGTGGCCGTCACCCTCTACGGCTCGCAGCCGGACCGCTTCCTTGCCAGTGGCGGGTCGATCGCGCGGCAGCGCGTGCCGCTGAACGGCACGACCCAGTTGGAGGCCTGCTTCGCCATCTCCGGCCCGGGGCTCTATGCCGTCTCCATCTATCACGACGAGAATGCCGACCATCACTTCAACCGGTCCCTGCTCGGCCTGCCGGAGGAGGGGTATGGCTTCTCCAACGACGCCCCGACTCCGCTGCGCGCGCCGTCCTTGCGCGAGGCCGGTTTCCAGGCGGGGCCCGGCCTGACCGAGGTGACGGTCCGCCTTCGCTACTGA
- a CDS encoding PsiF family protein → MRLFPTLLASAALLGLSVACSPSFAQSASQTAQQQRMKDCNATAKTRSLSGDGRKQFMSACLAGKADSTQSAAAPATQQDRMRSCNAEAGTKKLAGDERRSFMSTCLSGH, encoded by the coding sequence ATGCGGTTGTTCCCGACTCTCCTGGCCTCGGCGGCGCTTCTCGGCCTGTCGGTGGCCTGTTCCCCTTCCTTTGCCCAATCGGCGTCCCAGACGGCGCAGCAGCAGCGCATGAAGGACTGCAACGCCACGGCCAAGACCCGTTCCCTGTCCGGCGACGGGCGAAAGCAGTTCATGAGCGCCTGCCTCGCCGGCAAGGCGGACAGCACCCAGAGCGCCGCCGCGCCCGCGACCCAGCAGGACCGCATGCGGAGCTGCAATGCCGAGGCTGGCACCAAGAAGCTCGCGGGCGATGAGCGGCGCAGCTTCATGAGCACCTGCCTGTCCGGGCACTGA
- the mreD gene encoding rod shape-determining protein MreD, whose amino-acid sequence MWRRPPLGQPDPAPGLLRRLDAVARAAIPVAGAALVLILAATPVGLPTLGPGLVLGCVFFWTVFRPSAMPALAVFGLGFLQDLLNFAPLGQGILTLLLVHGTAFRLRRFIARRSFATVWLIFCAFTLAVAGLSYLLQMVLSWQLTPPMAALVQAGLAAGAYPAVAAILTRIHVAMQQAESLA is encoded by the coding sequence ATGTGGCGACGTCCTCCCCTGGGGCAGCCGGACCCGGCACCCGGCCTGCTGCGCCGGCTGGATGCCGTCGCACGCGCCGCCATCCCCGTGGCTGGCGCCGCCCTGGTCCTCATCCTCGCCGCCACTCCGGTCGGGTTGCCGACGCTGGGGCCTGGGCTTGTGCTGGGCTGCGTCTTCTTCTGGACGGTCTTCCGCCCCTCGGCCATGCCCGCCCTGGCGGTCTTCGGCCTGGGCTTCCTGCAGGACCTGCTGAACTTCGCCCCGCTCGGCCAGGGAATCCTGACCCTGCTGCTGGTGCATGGCACGGCCTTCCGCCTGCGCCGCTTCATCGCCCGGCGCTCCTTCGCCACGGTCTGGCTGATCTTCTGCGCCTTCACCCTTGCGGTGGCGGGGCTCTCCTACCTTCTACAAATGGTGCTCAGCTGGCAGCTCACCCCCCCCATGGCTGCCCTGGTCCAGGCAGGCCTAGCCGCGGGGGCCTATCCGGCCGTGGCGGCCATCCTGACCCGGATTCACGTGGCCATGCAGCAGGCCGAGAGCCTGGCATGA